A genomic segment from Rubrobacter tropicus encodes:
- a CDS encoding ACP S-malonyltransferase gives MARMRAVVFPGQGTAGGEVTGKVEEALRNRVGDGEPPYQLAVFASSVSLFHRLRGAGVEPDVVAGHSLGEYAAAHAAGSLGLEDGVRLVAERDRLMTEASEKTPGGMVAVIGADVEEVERAVDASEGVVVAANYNTPRQTVISGEKGALEGVAGEIKGRKVPLRVVGAFHSPLMEGAAARMEKLLNEVEFAEPAVPMVGAASGEVLRTAREVREALREQMLSPVRWAAVMGRFFEMGVEEIVEAGEDGTLTRMLRDFKREDVTGVTAKEALS, from the coding sequence ATGGCGCGGATGCGGGCTGTCGTCTTTCCAGGCCAGGGAACCGCTGGCGGCGAGGTCACGGGCAAAGTCGAGGAGGCCCTGCGCAACCGCGTGGGCGACGGCGAGCCGCCGTACCAGCTCGCCGTCTTCGCCAGCTCCGTGAGCCTCTTCCACAGGCTGCGGGGCGCGGGCGTAGAGCCCGACGTCGTGGCCGGGCACTCACTTGGGGAGTACGCGGCGGCGCACGCGGCCGGTTCCTTGGGCCTCGAAGACGGCGTGCGTCTCGTGGCGGAGCGCGACAGGCTCATGACGGAGGCGTCGGAGAAGACGCCCGGCGGGATGGTCGCCGTGATCGGGGCCGACGTCGAGGAGGTGGAGCGCGCGGTGGACGCGTCAGAAGGCGTCGTCGTTGCCGCCAACTACAACACGCCGCGCCAGACGGTCATCTCGGGCGAGAAGGGGGCGCTCGAAGGCGTCGCCGGGGAGATCAAGGGCAGAAAGGTACCGCTTCGCGTAGTTGGCGCGTTCCACTCGCCGCTCATGGAGGGCGCCGCGGCAAGGATGGAGAAGTTGCTGAACGAGGTGGAGTTCGCGGAGCCTGCAGTCCCGATGGTAGGGGCCGCGAGCGGGGAGGTGCTCCGCACGGCGCGGGAGGTTCGGGAAGCGCTGCGCGAGCAGATGCTTTCGCCCGTCCGGTGGGCCGCTGTCATGGGACGGTTCTTCGAGATGGGCGTGGAGGAAATCGTCGAGGCCGGGGAGGACGGGACGCTGACGCGGATGCTGCGGGATTTCAAGAGAGAAGACGTAACGGGTGTGACGGCGAAGGAGGCGCTCTCGTGA
- the fabZ gene encoding 3-hydroxyacyl-ACP dehydratase FabZ translates to MKAPLGPAAIRGLIPHRYPFLLVDRIEELEPGVRAVGVKNVTQNEPFFQGHFPDYPVMPGVLIIEAMAQVGAVGVMAGGEHQDKLALFAGIDGVRFRRQVLPGDVLRMEVEIVRLKGSVGRGKGRATVNGERVCEAELMFAFAAKGDVE, encoded by the coding sequence GTGAAGGCGCCGCTTGGTCCGGCGGCCATTCGGGGGTTGATCCCCCACAGGTACCCGTTTCTTCTCGTCGACAGGATCGAAGAGCTGGAGCCGGGCGTGCGCGCCGTCGGCGTCAAGAACGTCACCCAGAACGAACCGTTCTTTCAGGGCCATTTCCCGGATTATCCGGTCATGCCCGGCGTGCTCATCATCGAAGCGATGGCTCAGGTCGGGGCAGTCGGCGTCATGGCCGGCGGCGAACACCAGGACAAACTCGCCCTCTTCGCCGGCATCGACGGCGTCAGGTTCCGGCGCCAGGTCTTGCCGGGTGACGTGCTTCGGATGGAGGTCGAGATAGTCAGGCTCAAGGGTTCCGTCGGGCGGGGCAAGGGCAGGGCCACCGTGAACGGCGAGCGGGTCTGCGAGGCGGAGCTGATGTTCGCCTTCGCGGCGAAGGGGGACGTGGAGTGA
- the fabG gene encoding 3-oxoacyl-[acyl-carrier-protein] reductase, translating into MSEGRVAIVTGGGRGIGRAIAVELASEGADIAILYRSNDAAAEEAAKAVRETGRKCELFKGDVAEPEDVKRLFDGVNEAFGRVDILVNNAGVTRDNLMMRMKEDEFDDVLRTNLKGTYLCTKAALRPMVRARWGRIVNVSSVVGLVGNAGQANYAASKAGIIGFTKSVAREVAQRGITANVVAPGYVETELTGSLPENVKDQIRAQVPNGRFGEPEEIAEAVAFLASEGAGYVTGQTLAVDGGMTMQ; encoded by the coding sequence ATCTCCGAAGGCAGGGTCGCCATCGTCACGGGCGGCGGCCGCGGCATAGGCCGGGCGATAGCCGTCGAGCTCGCCTCCGAGGGGGCCGACATCGCCATCTTGTACCGCTCGAACGACGCGGCTGCCGAGGAGGCGGCCAAAGCGGTGCGCGAGACGGGCCGGAAGTGCGAGCTGTTCAAGGGCGACGTTGCCGAGCCAGAGGACGTCAAGCGGCTCTTCGACGGGGTCAACGAGGCGTTCGGCCGTGTCGACATCCTGGTCAACAACGCCGGCGTTACGCGGGACAACCTGATGATGCGGATGAAAGAGGACGAGTTCGACGACGTCTTGCGGACCAACCTCAAGGGGACCTATCTGTGCACGAAGGCCGCGCTGCGGCCGATGGTGCGGGCCCGGTGGGGCAGGATCGTGAACGTCTCGTCCGTGGTCGGGCTCGTCGGGAACGCCGGGCAGGCAAACTACGCGGCGTCCAAGGCCGGGATCATCGGGTTCACCAAGAGCGTGGCGCGTGAGGTTGCGCAGAGGGGGATCACGGCGAACGTGGTCGCGCCCGGGTACGTGGAGACGGAGTTGACGGGCAGCCTGCCCGAGAACGTCAAGGACCAGATCCGGGCCCAGGTGCCCAACGGGCGGTTCGGGGAACCCGAGGAGATAGCAGAAGCGGTTGCGTTTCTGGCCTCGGAGGGGGCCGGTTACGTGACCGGGCAGACGTTGGCCGTGGACGGCGGGATGACTATGCAGTAG
- the acpP gene encoding acyl carrier protein, producing MEREEILSKIQEITADRLGVDEGDVTPDASFREDLEADSLDLVELIMELEEQFGLEIPDEEVEKITTVEEAVDYVDQHQAA from the coding sequence TTGGAGCGCGAAGAGATTCTGTCCAAGATTCAGGAGATAACTGCCGACCGGCTGGGGGTGGACGAGGGCGACGTCACGCCCGACGCCTCCTTCCGGGAGGATCTGGAGGCCGACTCGCTCGACCTCGTAGAGCTCATCATGGAGCTAGAGGAGCAGTTCGGGCTCGAGATCCCGGACGAAGAGGTGGAGAAGATCACCACGGTCGAAGAGGCCGTGGACTACGTCGACCAGCACCAGGCGGCGTGA
- the fabF gene encoding beta-ketoacyl-ACP synthase II codes for MTQPPTNGRGRALITGAGAVTPLGTGVENFWDAALHGKSGIGPITQFDASPFPSRIAGECSDFDPTDFMSKKQARRMDRFAQLGVAAGLEAAESAGVGDVIRETPERVAIVLGSGIGGLSTWEREYKVLAERGPGRVSPFLITMMVPNMAAGQLAILLGATGPSQCPVLACATGGEAIAEGLELIRRGDADVVIAGSSEAPITPLSMSGFCAIRAVSRYNGDPAHASRPFDAGRDGFVMSEGAGAVVLESEEHAAKRGIEPIAAVAGYGRTTDAYHVTAPDEQGRGVERAMLRALEDSGLTAEEVGHVNAHATATPTGDAPETKAISRVMPHARVSGTKSMTGHSFGAVGATEGIMCALALKQKILPPTINLENLAEDCEELDYVVGEAAEAPDLKAAISNSMGFGGHNVVVAFTSVE; via the coding sequence GTGACGCAGCCGCCGACAAACGGCAGGGGCCGCGCCCTTATAACGGGCGCGGGGGCCGTGACGCCGCTCGGCACCGGCGTCGAGAACTTCTGGGACGCCGCCCTGCACGGGAAGAGCGGCATCGGCCCGATAACCCAGTTCGACGCCTCCCCGTTCCCCTCCCGCATAGCCGGCGAGTGCTCTGACTTCGACCCGACGGACTTTATGAGCAAGAAGCAGGCCAGGCGCATGGACCGCTTCGCCCAGCTCGGCGTCGCCGCGGGCCTCGAAGCCGCCGAGAGCGCCGGGGTTGGGGACGTGATCCGGGAGACCCCGGAACGCGTGGCCATCGTCCTCGGGAGCGGCATCGGCGGCCTCTCCACCTGGGAACGCGAGTACAAGGTCCTCGCCGAGCGCGGCCCCGGCCGCGTCAGCCCGTTCTTGATAACGATGATGGTCCCGAATATGGCCGCGGGCCAGCTTGCCATCCTGCTCGGGGCGACGGGGCCGAGCCAGTGCCCGGTACTTGCGTGCGCCACGGGCGGCGAGGCGATAGCGGAGGGCCTGGAGCTCATACGCCGCGGTGACGCGGACGTCGTCATAGCCGGCTCCTCCGAGGCCCCGATAACGCCCCTCAGCATGTCCGGCTTCTGCGCGATCCGCGCGGTCAGCCGCTACAACGGAGATCCGGCCCACGCGAGCCGCCCGTTCGACGCGGGCCGCGACGGCTTCGTGATGAGCGAGGGCGCCGGCGCCGTCGTCCTCGAAAGCGAGGAGCACGCCGCGAAGCGCGGCATCGAGCCGATAGCGGCGGTGGCCGGTTACGGCCGGACCACGGACGCATACCACGTGACCGCCCCCGACGAGCAGGGCCGCGGCGTTGAGCGCGCGATGCTAAGGGCCCTCGAAGACTCGGGCCTTACCGCCGAGGAGGTCGGGCACGTCAACGCCCACGCGACCGCCACCCCAACAGGCGACGCGCCGGAAACAAAGGCGATCTCCCGGGTCATGCCCCACGCCAGGGTCTCGGGAACGAAGTCCATGACGGGCCACTCCTTCGGGGCCGTCGGCGCCACCGAGGGGATTATGTGCGCCCTCGCGCTGAAGCAGAAGATCCTGCCTCCCACCATCAACCTGGAGAACCTCGCTGAGGATTGCGAGGAGCTGGACTACGTGGTGGGGGAGGCGGCCGAGGCGCCGGATCTCAAGGCGGCGATCTCGAACTCCATGGGGTTCGGCGGGCACAACGTCGTGGTTGCGTTCACAAGTGTAGAATAG
- a CDS encoding ribonuclease III family protein gives MSIRDLIAILPEPLRLRSLTHPSVADPYESNGRLEFLGDSVLNNRVAELVFHGYPELLEGDLTRIRAHLVRKSFLATVGRREGIEEIIETSVINDSVVADTVEAIIGAAYLIDRDLVLQTVDEIFNPSEVDTDELRDWKTLLQETLQADGLRPTYRVNSKQGPAHRPSFVSGVSVEGREVATGEGPSIKESEQSAARAALEILGIRPVPRESVEVHVGA, from the coding sequence ATGTCTATAAGGGACCTCATAGCGATCCTGCCAGAGCCGCTCAGGCTGCGTTCGCTGACCCACCCTAGCGTGGCGGACCCTTACGAATCGAACGGACGCCTCGAATTCCTCGGCGACTCGGTCTTGAACAACCGGGTCGCCGAACTCGTCTTCCACGGCTACCCCGAACTCCTCGAGGGCGACCTGACCCGCATCCGGGCGCACCTGGTCAGAAAGTCGTTTTTGGCGACCGTCGGCCGGCGCGAGGGCATAGAGGAGATCATAGAGACCTCCGTCATAAACGACTCGGTGGTGGCCGACACCGTCGAGGCCATCATAGGAGCCGCCTACCTCATAGACCGCGACCTGGTTCTTCAGACGGTGGACGAGATCTTCAACCCCTCCGAGGTCGACACGGACGAGCTGCGCGACTGGAAGACCCTCCTGCAGGAGACCCTCCAGGCCGACGGCCTCCGGCCCACCTACCGCGTCAACTCCAAACAGGGCCCGGCCCACCGCCCGAGCTTCGTCTCCGGCGTCTCCGTGGAAGGCCGCGAGGTCGCGACTGGCGAAGGCCCCTCCATCAAGGAGAGCGAACAATCCGCCGCCCGCGCCGCGCTCGAAATCCTCGGCATAAGGCCCGTCCCGCGCGAGTCCGTCGAGGTTCACGTAGGCGCGTAG
- a CDS encoding NAD(P)-dependent alcohol dehydrogenase translates to MRAIVYTKYGAPDVLELREVERPAPGDDQVLIKIRAAAVTPTDCAFRRGDPLIRLFFGPLEPRKKILGTEFSGEIEAVGRDVARFGVGDQIFAATGTGFGAYAEYVVLPEEGAIAIRPSNVTPGEAAAVCDGAMTALPFLRDKGGIRTGHRVLVNGASGSVGAYGVQLARYFGAEVTGVCSTANVELVRSLGAKEVIDYTKEDFTAAGRTYDIIFDAVGKSSFSRARGSLTHGGVYLSTVPTPAMFLRMLWNLKPGGKKAKLAATGMRPAREKTRDLAFLRELVEAGEIKPVLDRQYPMERAAEAHVYVETGHKRGGVVMTMERDVG, encoded by the coding sequence ATGAGGGCGATCGTGTACACAAAATACGGAGCGCCGGACGTACTCGAGCTGAGGGAGGTGGAGAGGCCCGCCCCCGGTGACGACCAGGTGCTGATAAAGATCCGTGCGGCAGCGGTCACGCCGACGGATTGCGCGTTTCGGAGGGGCGATCCCTTGATCAGGCTCTTCTTCGGCCCGCTGGAACCGAGGAAGAAGATACTCGGGACCGAGTTCTCGGGTGAGATCGAGGCGGTCGGCCGCGACGTGGCGCGATTCGGCGTCGGCGACCAGATCTTTGCTGCCACGGGAACGGGCTTCGGCGCTTATGCCGAGTACGTCGTCCTGCCCGAAGAAGGGGCGATCGCGATAAGACCGTCCAACGTGACGCCCGGCGAGGCCGCCGCCGTCTGCGACGGGGCGATGACGGCGTTGCCCTTCCTCAGGGACAAGGGAGGAATCCGGACCGGGCACAGGGTCCTGGTCAACGGCGCTTCCGGGTCGGTGGGCGCTTACGGCGTGCAGCTTGCCAGGTACTTCGGGGCTGAGGTTACGGGGGTCTGCAGCACCGCGAACGTGGAACTGGTGAGGTCGCTCGGGGCCAAGGAGGTCATCGACTACACGAAGGAGGACTTCACCGCGGCGGGCCGGACCTACGACATCATCTTCGACGCCGTAGGCAAGAGCTCGTTCTCGCGCGCAAGGGGCTCGCTCACTCATGGCGGAGTCTATCTCTCGACCGTGCCAACGCCCGCGATGTTTCTTCGGATGTTGTGGAATCTAAAGCCCGGTGGAAAGAAGGCGAAGCTCGCGGCCACGGGGATGAGGCCGGCGCGCGAGAAGACGCGGGATCTCGCCTTCCTGAGGGAGCTAGTGGAGGCCGGGGAGATCAAGCCGGTCCTGGACCGGCAATACCCGATGGAACGGGCCGCCGAAGCGCACGTTTACGTCGAGACCGGGCACAAGAGGGGGGGCGTGGTGATGACGATGGAACGCGACGTAGGGTAG
- a CDS encoding RidA family protein: MPITLVNPEGLPEVDLYRQVSVATGSKLVFVAGQVAWDADGVTVGRGDLAAQVEQCYLNVSIALAGAGASFDDVAKLTVYLVDWTPEKMPTVMEGIARASEKLGVAPVPPLTGLGVSALAAPDILVEVEATAVID, from the coding sequence ATGCCCATTACCCTGGTAAACCCCGAAGGACTGCCGGAGGTCGACCTCTACCGGCAGGTGTCGGTGGCCACCGGATCGAAGCTGGTCTTCGTCGCCGGCCAGGTCGCCTGGGACGCCGACGGGGTCACGGTCGGCCGAGGCGACCTCGCCGCCCAGGTCGAGCAGTGCTACCTCAACGTCTCCATCGCCCTGGCCGGGGCCGGGGCCTCGTTCGACGACGTGGCAAAGTTGACCGTCTACCTCGTAGACTGGACGCCCGAGAAGATGCCCACGGTGATGGAGGGAATTGCCCGGGCGTCCGAGAAGCTGGGGGTCGCCCCGGTCCCGCCGCTCACGGGGCTGGGCGTCAGTGCGCTCGCCGCCCCCGACATACTGGTCGAGGTCGAGGCCACCGCGGTCATCGACTGA
- the smc gene encoding chromosome segregation protein SMC has product MLSAIYIKGFKTFARPVRMPLEGGITAIVGPNGSGKSNITDAVLFALGEQSPGVLRAGAMGDLIFSGSESLPAASAAEVTLVFDNASGEISLPYEEVSITRRISRVGETEYRINGSRSRLADVRAVAGEAGLGRHSILRQGSVDAIVAGGAAACRLALEEAAGLGVYRRRRLSASRRLERADDQLEKSRQLETELATQLRRIQTEAEAARRYREIESRYRELSLAHLYRVANRELSDLRERLRAGRSRVDRLDETERGLRDEGEKIEQRLRDISRRANETERRAEALEDAAEDLRSENLRADRALLRLDSGADREGERRLVLRRLQEELRRTSESLEQLRGRAGSLEPDVIKARESAEEKARAAQVAARKSSGSERERSRLAAELDRLRARLAGLDPAGPTPDVPEEDLARLRRAIEELRGLREHRSGDRVRRLAEEVSESLGRAEARFEEVSHRRGGLAAAVGRSESRVRSLRAAAPAGDATRLYEVIRARPGYEAAVEAALGEHGAGVLAENLDKGMLMLSEADPVALRLDAEDVKPDGHAPGTPLSECVDVLDGRYTGAVERLLGGIFVVDSPNDGANLNGHVAVTTDGLRLTRTSVSRRPGPGNFEREARLGAELEILDALKNGPGGTLYDARGTIQSASERLTAVSQTANALRGLSERARRARSALVTEAVRRLGAAETSRRKKLDRQRQAGELAGSISSADRELSEAEKSARSDREAAAAATAAAESARAAAQDSDRRLRSLRAAISDGKKREAAFRRRLEKATSSAPDTVSPRDLAKRAADLSAALLSAVRERRNGLRQTRAGLSEAQGRVSEERSQLSRRAVETAGELATARAEAARFSEEVARAEADAAASLEEIQTEWGSTLEAARLQAERHPEETDAERQKLARQLKRFGDVNLLALSQEQELRERHEFVAAQRADAEEATAELNRIIHSVDREIEVRFSQTFGRVREAFGEIVPRMLQGASGILELSEEGVEIGLRLGRKGWRPLRVLSGGERALLALSFLFSIFLSRPMGGSGAFCILDEAEAALDDVNLARFLSVVDSHRSGGQYLLVTHQKRTMAAADVLYGVVQDASGATTVVSKRLQGEREVAHGALLA; this is encoded by the coding sequence GTGCTTTCGGCGATCTATATCAAGGGCTTCAAGACGTTCGCCAGGCCGGTGAGGATGCCGCTCGAAGGTGGGATCACCGCGATAGTCGGTCCCAACGGCTCGGGCAAGAGCAACATCACGGACGCGGTGTTGTTTGCTTTGGGGGAGCAGAGTCCGGGTGTTCTACGGGCGGGTGCCATGGGGGATTTGATCTTCTCGGGCTCCGAGTCGCTTCCGGCCGCGAGCGCCGCGGAGGTAACGCTGGTCTTCGACAACGCTTCCGGGGAGATCTCGCTGCCCTACGAGGAGGTTTCGATTACGCGCCGCATCTCCCGCGTCGGCGAGACGGAGTATCGCATCAACGGCTCCCGCTCCCGTCTTGCCGACGTGCGGGCGGTGGCCGGGGAGGCCGGCCTCGGCCGCCACAGTATCCTGCGCCAGGGTTCGGTTGACGCGATCGTCGCCGGCGGGGCCGCGGCCTGCCGCCTGGCGCTGGAAGAGGCTGCTGGTCTCGGTGTGTACCGCAGGCGGCGCCTCTCGGCCAGCCGTCGCCTGGAGAGGGCCGACGACCAGTTGGAGAAGAGCCGGCAACTGGAGACGGAACTGGCTACGCAACTTCGGAGGATCCAGACGGAAGCCGAAGCCGCCAGGCGCTACAGGGAGATCGAGTCCCGCTACCGCGAGCTCTCCCTCGCCCACCTCTACCGGGTTGCCAACCGCGAGCTCTCGGACCTCAGGGAACGGCTGCGCGCCGGCCGGTCCCGGGTCGACAGATTGGACGAGACTGAGCGTGGCCTGCGCGACGAGGGCGAGAAGATAGAGCAACGCCTGCGCGACATCTCGCGCCGCGCCAACGAGACCGAGCGGCGCGCGGAGGCGCTCGAAGACGCCGCCGAGGATCTCCGCTCGGAGAACCTGCGGGCCGACCGCGCCCTGCTCAGGCTGGATTCCGGCGCCGACCGCGAGGGCGAGCGGCGCCTCGTGCTCCGCCGGCTGCAGGAGGAGCTGCGCCGGACCTCCGAAAGCCTGGAACAGCTCCGTGGGAGGGCCGGTAGCCTGGAACCAGACGTCATCAAGGCGAGGGAGAGCGCTGAAGAAAAGGCGCGGGCCGCCCAGGTCGCCGCCCGCAAAAGCTCTGGCTCCGAGAGGGAGAGGTCGCGCCTAGCCGCGGAGTTGGACAGGCTGCGCGCCAGGCTCGCCGGTCTCGACCCGGCGGGCCCCACGCCGGACGTCCCGGAGGAGGATCTCGCCCGTCTCCGGCGCGCCATCGAGGAATTGCGGGGCCTGCGCGAGCATCGTTCGGGCGATCGGGTGCGCCGTCTCGCCGAGGAGGTTTCGGAGTCTCTGGGGCGCGCGGAGGCGCGCTTCGAGGAGGTGAGCCACAGGCGCGGGGGGCTCGCCGCGGCCGTGGGACGTTCGGAGTCGAGGGTCAGGTCGCTGCGGGCGGCGGCGCCGGCGGGGGACGCCACGCGGCTCTATGAGGTGATCCGGGCCCGGCCGGGCTACGAGGCGGCCGTCGAGGCCGCCCTCGGCGAGCATGGCGCGGGCGTTCTCGCGGAGAACCTGGACAAGGGTATGCTCATGCTCTCCGAGGCAGACCCCGTCGCCTTGAGGCTCGACGCCGAGGACGTGAAGCCCGACGGCCACGCTCCCGGCACGCCCCTCTCCGAGTGCGTCGACGTGCTCGACGGACGCTACACGGGCGCCGTAGAGCGCCTGCTCGGCGGCATCTTCGTCGTGGACAGCCCGAACGACGGCGCCAACCTGAACGGCCACGTCGCCGTGACCACGGACGGCCTCCGCCTCACCAGGACCAGCGTCAGCCGCCGGCCCGGGCCCGGAAACTTCGAGCGGGAGGCCCGACTCGGGGCCGAGCTGGAGATCCTCGACGCCCTTAAGAACGGGCCGGGCGGGACGTTGTACGACGCGCGCGGCACTATACAGTCCGCCTCAGAACGCCTCACCGCCGTCTCACAGACCGCGAACGCGCTGCGCGGCCTCTCCGAGCGCGCGCGGCGGGCCCGCTCCGCCCTTGTGACGGAGGCCGTCCGCCGCCTGGGCGCGGCCGAGACCTCGCGGCGCAAAAAGCTCGACAGGCAGCGCCAGGCGGGGGAACTGGCTGGCAGTATCTCCTCGGCCGACCGCGAGCTCTCCGAAGCGGAAAAGTCGGCACGCTCCGACCGCGAGGCCGCCGCCGCCGCGACCGCCGCCGCGGAATCCGCCAGGGCCGCCGCCCAGGACTCGGACCGGCGCCTTCGGTCCCTGCGGGCCGCTATCTCCGACGGAAAAAAGCGCGAGGCGGCCTTCCGACGGAGGTTGGAGAAGGCAACGTCCTCCGCCCCCGATACCGTCTCCCCGCGCGACCTGGCGAAGAGGGCCGCGGACCTCTCCGCGGCCCTCCTCTCCGCCGTGCGCGAGCGCCGGAACGGCCTGCGCCAGACTCGGGCCGGGCTCTCGGAGGCCCAAGGCCGGGTCTCGGAAGAGCGTTCGCAACTCTCGCGCCGGGCCGTCGAGACAGCAGGGGAGCTTGCCACGGCCCGCGCCGAAGCCGCCCGCTTCTCGGAGGAGGTCGCGAGGGCCGAGGCGGACGCGGCCGCTTCGCTCGAGGAGATCCAGACGGAGTGGGGCAGCACGCTGGAAGCGGCCCGCCTGCAGGCCGAGCGCCACCCCGAGGAGACCGATGCCGAACGCCAGAAGCTGGCCCGCCAGCTCAAACGCTTCGGCGACGTCAACCTCCTGGCCCTTTCCCAGGAACAGGAACTGCGCGAACGCCACGAGTTCGTCGCAGCCCAGCGCGCCGACGCCGAAGAAGCAACGGCCGAACTTAACCGCATAATACACTCGGTGGACAGGGAGATAGAGGTACGGTTCTCGCAGACCTTCGGGAGGGTACGGGAGGCGTTCGGGGAGATCGTGCCGAGGATGTTGCAGGGGGCTTCGGGGATTTTAGAGTTGTCCGAGGAGGGGGTCGAGATCGGGCTCCGGCTGGGGCGTAAGGGTTGGAGGCCGCTCAGGGTTCTCTCGGGCGGGGAGCGGGCTCTGCTCGCGCTCTCTTTCCTGTTCAGCATCTTCTTGAGCCGTCCGATGGGCGGATCGGGGGCCTTTTGTATCTTGGACGAGGCGGAGGCTGCCTTGGACGACGTGAACCTGGCGCGTTTTCTCTCTGTGGTAGACTCTCACCGATCCGGCGGACAGTACCTGCTGGTCACCCACCAGAAGCGGACGATGGCCGCTGCGGACGTGCTTTACGGGGTGGTCCAGGACGCCTCCGGTGCCACCACTGTCGTATCTAAACGTTTGCAGGGAGAGAGAGAAGTCGCCCATGGCGCGCTCTTGGCGTAA
- the ftsY gene encoding signal recognition particle-docking protein FtsY gives MARSWRNFFRRSKDEPEEQGPTTETEAPPDAEASANGTESPVADPEPVTPEDPSETVAPSVEDEPVEPSQEEAAEPVEPPREEVLEPESEPEVVEALPEPTAVEEAPDAGAAAEEQESAGWFGRLRQGLSRSRESFVGQLNAAVAEFKDAEDEEFWERVEEILVSSDVGVPTTAKLVAELEQEALRRNITSGAELKRLMVEHATKMLEGPVELDISHKPTVILMVGVNGTGKTTTIGKLSRFLPGTTMFAAGDTFRAAAIEQLQQWGERTGTPVIARDRGADAAAVAHDSIQAARREGTDVLLIDTAGRLHTKVNLMAELDKVHRVIGRQMPGAPHEVLMTVDATTGQNGLRQAKMFQEVAGLTGIILTKLDGTAKGGIALAIANEVGVPIKLVSVGEKVEDLHPFDAREFAEALFGDL, from the coding sequence ATGGCGCGCTCTTGGCGTAACTTTTTCAGACGCAGCAAGGACGAACCCGAGGAGCAGGGTCCTACTACCGAGACGGAAGCCCCGCCGGACGCGGAAGCGTCCGCCAACGGTACGGAGTCCCCGGTTGCCGACCCCGAGCCCGTGACCCCGGAAGACCCGTCGGAGACCGTGGCGCCTTCCGTCGAAGACGAGCCCGTAGAACCTTCGCAAGAAGAGGCCGCGGAGCCGGTCGAGCCTCCCCGTGAGGAAGTTCTGGAGCCGGAGTCCGAGCCTGAGGTCGTCGAGGCGTTGCCGGAGCCGACCGCCGTCGAGGAGGCGCCCGATGCCGGGGCGGCCGCCGAGGAGCAAGAGTCGGCCGGGTGGTTCGGGAGGCTGCGGCAGGGGTTGTCCCGGAGCCGGGAGTCCTTTGTCGGGCAGCTCAACGCGGCCGTCGCGGAGTTCAAGGACGCCGAGGACGAGGAGTTCTGGGAGAGGGTGGAGGAGATACTGGTCTCCTCCGACGTCGGGGTGCCGACCACGGCGAAGCTGGTCGCCGAGCTGGAGCAGGAGGCGTTGCGCAGGAACATCACCAGCGGCGCCGAGCTCAAGAGGCTCATGGTGGAGCACGCGACGAAGATGCTCGAAGGGCCCGTCGAGTTGGATATTTCGCACAAGCCGACCGTGATCCTGATGGTCGGCGTCAACGGGACGGGCAAGACGACGACCATCGGCAAGCTCTCGCGCTTCCTGCCCGGAACCACGATGTTCGCCGCCGGCGACACCTTCAGGGCCGCCGCCATAGAGCAGCTCCAGCAGTGGGGCGAGAGGACCGGCACGCCGGTCATAGCCAGGGACCGCGGGGCCGACGCCGCGGCCGTGGCGCACGATTCGATCCAGGCCGCCAGGCGCGAGGGCACGGACGTGCTCCTGATAGATACCGCCGGCAGGCTGCACACCAAGGTCAACCTCATGGCCGAGCTCGACAAGGTGCATCGCGTGATCGGGCGCCAGATGCCGGGCGCGCCGCACGAGGTGTTGATGACCGTCGACGCCACCACGGGCCAGAACGGCCTCAGGCAGGCGAAGATGTTCCAGGAGGTAGCCGGGCTCACCGGCATTATCCTCACCAAGCTCGACGGCACGGCCAAGGGCGGCATCGCCCTCGCCATCGCGAACGAGGTGGGGGTTCCCATAAAGCTGGTCTCCGTGGGAGAGAAGGTCGAGGACTTGCACCCCTTCGACGCCAGGGAGTTCGCGGAAGCATTGTTTGGAGATCTCTAG